In a genomic window of Gloeothece verrucosa PCC 7822:
- a CDS encoding SAM-dependent methyltransferase, whose translation MKPFRPVKLYLITGISFISLALALDRGQWVLKTLTPIFVEPSLAQVIYKDAPYLPSSNVVVQEMLRIAQVTSSDVVYDLGSGDGRIVISAAKNYGAKGVGIDIDPKLIQEAKANAREAGVSDRVKFIEQDFFKADLSEATVVTLYLLSDANLKLRPKLLQELKPGTRIVSHAFNMGTWKPEQVVTVTGGSKIYYWIVPEQIPQDLLSN comes from the coding sequence ATGAAGCCTTTCAGACCCGTTAAATTATATTTAATTACAGGCATTAGTTTCATAAGTTTGGCACTGGCTCTTGACAGAGGACAATGGGTTTTGAAAACCCTAACACCTATTTTTGTCGAACCTTCGCTTGCTCAAGTTATCTATAAAGATGCGCCTTATCTTCCTTCGTCAAATGTTGTTGTACAAGAAATGTTGCGTATTGCTCAGGTAACATCCTCTGATGTGGTTTATGATTTGGGGAGTGGAGATGGAAGAATTGTGATTAGTGCGGCTAAAAATTATGGAGCCAAAGGAGTTGGGATAGACATTGATCCGAAATTAATACAGGAAGCGAAAGCCAATGCTAGAGAAGCCGGAGTTAGTGATCGGGTTAAGTTTATTGAGCAAGATTTTTTCAAAGCAGATCTCAGTGAAGCTACGGTTGTTACGCTTTATTTACTATCTGATGCAAATTTAAAATTAAGGCCGAAATTACTGCAAGAACTTAAACCCGGCACTCGCATTGTTTCCCATGCGTTTAATATGGGAACGTGGAAGCCGGAACAAGTGGTTACAGTAACGGGTGGAAGTAAAATTTACTATTGGATTGTTCCTGAGCAAATCCCCCAAGATTTATTATCCAATTGA
- a CDS encoding HPP family protein, with protein MINDKKFQLKWKSYWFKTLGRWRSCSLTCPIDRPPNRHIFWSWIGSFLAITATSYLAVKTNSPLLMAPFGATSVLIFGVPHSPLAQPRNVIGGNCLAALASLIILHFFGSSPWAMGMAVSAAIAIMQITGTLHPPSGAVALVVMMTKPDWEFLLTPAFEGSIIMVLCAVIFNNLAEERTYPNHWL; from the coding sequence ATGATCAACGATAAAAAATTTCAACTGAAATGGAAAAGTTATTGGTTTAAAACTCTTGGGAGGTGGCGCTCGTGTTCATTGACCTGCCCGATAGACAGACCTCCAAATCGGCATATTTTTTGGAGTTGGATCGGCAGTTTTTTGGCTATTACTGCAACCTCCTATCTTGCCGTCAAAACTAATTCTCCTTTACTAATGGCTCCGTTTGGTGCTACAAGCGTTCTGATCTTTGGTGTCCCTCACAGCCCTTTGGCTCAACCCCGAAATGTGATTGGGGGCAATTGTTTAGCTGCTTTGGCCAGTCTGATCATTTTGCATTTTTTCGGTTCTTCTCCTTGGGCGATGGGGATGGCTGTTTCTGCGGCTATCGCCATTATGCAAATTACCGGAACCTTACACCCGCCTTCGGGAGCAGTTGCCCTAGTCGTGATGATGACCAAACCCGACTGGGAATTTTTGCTAACACCGGCTTTTGAGGGATCGATAATTATGGTCTTGTGCGCTGTGATCTTTAATAATTTAGCGGAAGAAAGAACCTATCCCAATCACTGGTTATAG